One region of Quercus lobata isolate SW786 chromosome 2, ValleyOak3.0 Primary Assembly, whole genome shotgun sequence genomic DNA includes:
- the LOC115976672 gene encoding formate dehydrogenase, mitochondrial, whose amino-acid sequence MAGAATSAIKSVLTRHLHASPGSKKIVGVFYKANEYAALNPNFVGCVEGALGIRDWLESQGHQYIVTDDKEGPNSELEKHIPDLHVLITTPFHPAYVTAERIKKAKNLQLLLTAGIGSDHIDLPAAAAAGLTVAEVTGSNVVSVAEDELMRILILVRNFLPGYHQAISGEWNVAAISHRAYDLEGKTVGTVGAGRIGKLLLQRLKPFNCNLLYHDRLKMDPELENQIGAKFEEDLDAMLPKCDIIVINTPLTDKTRGLFDKDRIAKCKKGVLIVNNARGAIMDTQAVADACSSGHVAGYSGDVWFPQPAPKDHPWRYMPNHAMTPHISGTTIDAQLRYAAGTKDMLERYFKGEEFPSQNYIVKEGKLASQYQ is encoded by the exons ATGGCTGGTGCTGCTACTTCTGCAATCAAATCAGTTCTCACCAGGCATCTTCAT GCTTCTCCTGGAAGCAAAAAGATTGTGGGGGTGTTTTACAAAGCCAACGAATATGCTGCCTTGAATCCCAATTTTGTGGGTTGTGTGGAGGGAGCCCTAGGCATACGTGATTGGCTTGAATCACAAGGTCATCAGTACATTGTCACTGATGACAAAGAAGGACCAAACTCTG AACTTGAGAAACATATTCCTGATCTTCATGTTCTCATAACTACCCCCTTCCATCCGGCCTATGTTACGGCTGAAAGGATCAAGAAGGCCAAGAATTTGCAATTGCTGCTCACAGCTGGAATTGGTTCTGATCATATTGATTTgcctgctgctgctgctgctggaTTAACAGTCGCAGAGGTCACGGGAAGCAATGTAGTTTCAGTTGCAGAAGATGAGCTCATGAGAATCCTCATTCTTGTCCGGAACTTCTTACCTGGATACCATCAAGCTATTAGTGGAGAATGGAATGTTGCAGCTATTTCTCACAGGGCTTATGATCTTGAGGGAAAGACAGTTGGAACTGTTGGTGCTGGGCGAATTGGCAAACTTTTACTTCAACGTTTGAAACCTTTTAATTGTAATCTCCTTTATCATGATCGTCTCAAGATGGACCCTGAATTAGAGAATCAGATCGGTGCAAAGTTTGAGGAGGATCTTGATGCAATGCTTCCCAAATGTGACATAATTGTCATCAACACACCCCTCACTGACAAGACAAG AGGTTTATTTGACAAAGATAGGATTGCAAAGTGTAAGAAGGGAGTCCTGATTGTTAACAATGCTCGGGGAGCAATCATGGACACACAAGCAGTTGCTGATGCTTGTTCTAGTGGCCATGTTGCAG GTTACAGTGGTGATGTTTGGTTCCCACAACCTGCTCCAAAGGACCACCCGTGGCGTTATATGCCTAACCATGCTATGACCCCGCATATTTCTGGTACCACCATTGATGCACAG TTACGATATGCTGCTGGAACTAAGGATATGCTCGAGAGGTACTTCAAGGGTGAAGAATTTCCTTCACAAAACTACATTGTCAAGGAGGGTAAACTAGCAAGCCAGTACCAGTAA
- the LOC115971110 gene encoding glyceraldehyde-3-phosphate dehydrogenase, cytosolic-like, whose product MLRDKICFHCRDVYFSNNGVALYHQCDRHIFYCDSFGRPEVDHLNSNLACRRCKNSFDLESEPAMPGSVAYGSDSWKMKIGINGFGRMGKSVARAILRSKDALLEARKVIITSHSDNMPMYVVGVNEENYDLLFDVVVSTTSRLTNCIAPLAKVINSEFGIMEGFITVHSDGSTHKTVDAWTGSRATCSNIISCTSSRDAEAIGSMLPALNGKFIGTTSRAPIVDVSVVDIKFFVKSCIFDSKASIVVNDKFVKLVACSRILDLMRHMQHIAV is encoded by the exons ATGTTGAGGGACAAAATCTGTTTTCATTGTCGTGATGTCTACTTCAGCAACAATGGCGTTGCTCTCTATCACCAATGCGATCGTCATATATTCTACTGCGACAGCTTTGGGAGACCTGAGGTTGATCATCTGAACTCGAACCTCGCCTGTAGAAGGTGCAAAAACTCCTTTGATCTCGAATCTGAACCAGCCATGCCG GGGTCGGTTGCTTATGGCAGTGATTCTTGGAAGATGAAGATCGGCATTAATG GGTTTGGGAGGATGGGTAAATCCGTGGCAAGGGCAATCCTCCGGAGTAAGGATGCTTTGCTC GAAGCAAGGAAGGTGATTATCACTTCACACAGTGATAACATGCCCATGTATGTTGTGGGTGTCAATGAGGAAAACTATGACCTATTGTTTGATGTTGTTGTCTCAACTACCAGTAGACTCACTAATTGTATTGCCCCATTGGCAAAG GTAATCAATAGTGAGTTTGGCATTATGGAAGGTTTTATAACTGTGCATTCTGATGGCT CCACCCACAAGACTGTAGATGCCTGGACAGGTAGCAGAGCTACATGCAGCAACATTATTTCCTGCACTAGTTCTCGAGATGCTGAG GCTATTGGTAGTATGTTGCCTGCATTGAATGGGAAGTTTATTGGGACAACCTCCCGTGCTCCTATTGTAGATGTGTCGGTGGTCgatatcaaattttttgtcaa GTCTTGTATTTTTGACTCAAAGGCTAGCATTGTTGTGAATGATAAGTTTGTAAAGCTTGTTGCATG CTCACGCATTTTGGACTTGATGAGGCACATGCAACACATAGCTGTATAG
- the LOC115976673 gene encoding photosystem I assembly factor PSA3, chloroplastic produces MVVVTSTSSNLATHFTNTVTCCKPVSPLLQFFNQIYGNPRRPSWSKLPNNCNGVVCVRAYMENPNSISSFASKVIGSLPVVGLLARILSDEGGVGGDIIDFAEFRRRVGKNCSVADSKAFYDFQDRRGPAGDPSHVLLCCWLAAVGAGFLKSEEILEGVVRLRISDDIEFEEETFLSMMNEAKERRAKLKVAAPTIPMEIRAEKALEAIYVCCFGKDPIEEEDKRLLKIMLSCVFASVGQSEIQRIVEEKARRVAEGGDENYVLEPKPLPKEAVQLQMKDLEFLKQNRDS; encoded by the exons ATGGTGGTTGTGACATCCACTTCTTCTAACCTCGCAACCCATTTCACCAACACAGTAACCTGTTGCAAACCAGTTTCACCTTTACTTCAATTCTTCAACCAAATTTATGGCAACCCCAGAAGACCCAGTTGGTCCAAACTGCCAAACAACTGTAATGGAGTGGTGTGTGTTAGAGCTTACATGGAGAATCCAAACTCTATATCCAGTTTTGCCAGCAAAGTCATTGGTTCTCTCCCTGTGGTTGGGTTACTAGCGAGAATTCTAAGCGATGAAGGTGGGGTTGGTGGTGACATTATTGATTTTGCAGAGTTTAGAAGGCGGGTGGGCAAGAATTGTAGCGTTGCTGATTCTAAAGCTTTCTATGACTTCCAAGATCGACGAGGCCCG GCAGGGGATCCTTCGCATGTTCTACTGTGTTGTTGGCTAGCAGCTGTTGGTGCCGGGTTTCTCAAATCTGAGGAGATTTTGGAGGGGGTTGTTAGGCTTCGGATTTCAGATGATATTGAATTTGAAGAGGAGACTTTCCTCTCTATGATGAATGAGGCAAAGGAG AGACGGGCAAAGTTAAAGGTAGCAGCTCCAACAATCCCTATGGAGATTCGAGCTGAGAAGGCTCTTGAAGCAATTTATGTATGTTGCTTTGGGAAGGACCCTATCGAGGAAGAAGATAAGAGACTATTAAAAATCATGCTCAGTTGTGTTTTTGCATCAGTTGGGCAATCAGAGATTCAGAGGATTGTTGAAGAGAAGGCGAGGAGAGTAGCTGAAGGCGGTGATGAGAACTATGTTTTGGAGCCAAAACCCTTACCAAAAGAAGCTGTACAACTGCAAATGAAGGACCTTGAATTCCTTAAACAAAACAGGGACTCTTAA
- the LOC115971101 gene encoding uncharacterized protein LOC115971101, translating into MDGFREVVNVCGFKDLGYSGSDFTWCNMQEGENRVYLRLDRAFATNDWINHFNGTRVLHLVDSISDHCALLIANSLVVQPPQTRRFHFKEMWTKKEECKEIIRNAWEGGLHQGTPGSIATCLQNCVADLERWNKSIFSYVPKQIRCKRKALNDLTLQDRKGVMGKEVNSLRREINNLLNCEEILWHQRLRILWYGQRDHNTKFFHSRASQRRKKNSISGIWDEHGNWCDTNESIATTTISYFETLFTTSHPSRILEVTDMIPTRVIDKMN; encoded by the coding sequence ATGGATGGATTTAGGGAGGTGGTCAATGTTTGTGGTTTTAAAGACTTAGGATATAGTGGCTCGGACTTTACGTGGTGCAATATGCAGGAAGGGGAAAATCGTGTATATCTGAGACTTGATAGAGCCTTTGCCACTAATGACTGGATCAATCACTTTAATGGAACAAGAGTCCTCCATTTGGTAGACTCAATTTCTGACCATTGTGCTCTGTTGATTGCCAACTCTTTGGTGGTTCAGCCTCCTCAAACGCGTAGGTTCCATTTTAAGGAAATGTGGACAAAAAAAGAGGAGTGTAAGGAAATTATAAGAAATGCTTGGGAAGGAGGTTTGCACCAAGGTACACCGGGAAGCATAGCTACATGTCTTCAAAACTGTGTAGCAGACTTGGAGAGGTGGAATAAGTCGATTTTTAGTTATGTGCCTAAGCAAATACGGTGCAAGAGGAAAGCTCTCAACGATTTGACTCTCCAAGATAGAAAAGGAGTCATGGGAAAGGAGGTAAACAGTTTACGAAGGGAGATTAATAATCTGCTTAATTGTGAGGAGATTTTATGGCATCAGAGGTTAAGAATTCTCTGGTATGGTCAAAGGGATCacaacacaaaattttttcattcaaGGGCTTCGCAGAGGAGGAAGAAAAATTCTATTAGCGGCATTTGGGATGAGCATGGGAATTGGTGCGATACAAATGAGAGTATTGCTACAACGACTATTTCCTACTTCGAGACATTGTTTACTACCTCTCACCCTAGCCGAATTTTGGAAGTCACAGATATGATCCCCACCAGAGTAATTGATAAGATGAACTAG